The nucleotide window CCACGCGCCGGATGGCAGGGTGTGACGCTCAGCCATGAAGGGGCCTTCCTGGTCAGTAGGTGTTCGGCGGGACGTTGTTGGTGACGGAGACCCGGATCGGGGACATGCCGCCAGAGCCGCCCGCGTTGCTGGTGTTGAACAGGGCCTTGAACTCGTCCTGGTAGCCGACAGCGGTCTTGCTCGTTTCCGCTTCCGCCGTGGTGAACGCGGCGATTTGCATGTCGAGCTGGACCACGCAGAGGCTGGCCCCGGACAGGCCGTTGGAACTGATGATCTGCACCTGCGGCTGGGTGTTGTTCAGCATGTACAGCAGAGCTGACTCATCCGAGACCGCCCCGAAGTTCAGCTTGCCCTCGACGGACAAGCCGCCCCGCTGGATGACGTAGGGCGTCGGGACGCCGGTGGTGGTGTAGTACACCCCCAGCTCGCGCTTGATCGTCACTTCGCCGTCGGTGACGGTGTTCACCAGCGTGCCGCCGGCCGCTGGCCCGCCGATGCCGACGGTGGTTCGCCATGAGGCGATCGGCAAAGTGCTGGTCGGGTTCGCAGGCGGAAGGGTGGTCGCCGGGACCGAGGGCCAGGCGGAGCCCTTGCCGGTCCACTTGAGCAGCTCGGACTCGGCGTTGAACTGGAGGACGAGCTCGGACAGGCTGGCGCCGGGGTACTGGCGTGCGCCAGTCGTGGCCGTGGGGCCGAGGTAGTGCGTCAGAGTGTGGCTGACGGGTTGCCCGCTGCCGGAGTTCAGCAGAGACCAGGCGTAGGTGTACGGGCCGGTGACGGGCGTGACGGCCTGTGCGGAAGCGTGCTGGTACGCCAGTCCCCCGGCTGGTGAGGTGATGGGGATGGTGTAGGGGCCGGAGCCGGCCGGGGTACCGGTCGTGACGCACTCTGCTGTCGGCCCGGTACCGATCTGCACGAGCGTGCCCGCGGGGATGCTGGCGGCGGTCTGGATGCTGGTCGCCCCGGCGGCTGCTGCGGTAGCGAGTGTGGTGGCGCCGGATCCTGTCGGGGTGCCGGTGACCGCGAGGTCTCCGAGGATGTTACGGAGGAAGAACGGGAGGCTGTCGGCGTAGACGGGCCCGCCGACGTCGAACTCGGACGCCTTGACGCCTTGGATCTCGGCGAAGGCTTCGGTACCCATGGAGCCGCGCCAGGACTTGTCCTCCAGCCACTTGGGGGTGTCCTTGGGCTTGAGGCTGTCGACCAGCACGGTGAATGCGCCGGTGACGGGCTGGCCTTGGGTTGTCTCCGGCCCGATCAGCAGGTACTGCTTCGCCGGAGCGTAGGTCATGACCACGGCTGTCACTCCTCTCCGGGCAGCACGTTGTCGGCCTGCTGGTTCGGTGGGCTGGCGGTGGGTTCCCACCTGCCGTCGTCCGGGGCGCCGGCGGCCCAGTTGAAGACCGTCGCTGGAGTGGTACCGGTGGCCGGGTGAGCGGTCAGGGGGACGTCGAGGTACACGGTGGTGTAGGGGGCGGTGTAGGCGTACACCCCGGGTGCGAGCCGTCCCGGCGGCGTGGGCTTCGGGGCCGGTGGTTCGGTGGCTGGGACGGGTTCGGGCACGTCGGTGGCGGTGATGGTGGCTTCGGGGGCGGTATCCGGCGGTGACGTGTTCGCCGGCTTGGCGTCCTTCGCGGTGGGCATGGGTACCTCCCGGGAGCTGGCAGGCCGGGCAGTGCCCGGCTACGCCTGGGGAACGATTTCGCAGGCGCTGAACTGGACGGACATGAAGCTCTTGGTCAGCTCGGCGCGCGACTCCGGTTGGCCGTATTCGATACGGATGGCGGCGTTGCCGTGGGTCATGTGCTCGCCGGCCTGGAATACCGCGCTGCCGAGGGTGCGGTCTGCTCGCAGGTGCTCCAGGAGCGCGTCTTGCAGGGCGTACACGTCGTCTTGGGCGTCCTCGGCATGAGGTGTGCGGGAGCGGATGTAGCAGGCCAGTTCCACCTCGAAGTTCCGTTGCTTCTGGCCGGAGTGCTCGCCGCCGAGGGCGATGCGGAACTCCTCTTGGTGGTAGATGGTGACGATCAGCTGGCAGCCGGTACGCGTAGCGGTCGGCATGCCGTGGAAGTAGTCGGCGTGGTCGTCTCGCTTGGCGAACGCCCGGCGGACGACGCCAACCCCTTTCACCTGCGCTGTCCGGTAGGTGCGGGTAGCGGGGTCGTATGGCCCGCCGAGGTATCGGCAGATGCCGTCGAGGGCGGTTTGTACGCTCACCGGACCCGCCGGTACTTCTCGATGATGCGCTCGGCTTCGGTGACCAGGCCGGAACCGTCCTGCCGGGTGTCGCCTTGCCGGGTGCCGACGGCCATGTGGGTGTCGGGGTAGGAGTCCTCAGCCGCGGTGTCGGGGCGCAGCAGCTGGGACACGGCGTAGTTGATGACGGCCAGCCGCAGGTCGGCAGGCATGTTGGTGACGTCCTGTGCAGCGGTGTGAGCCCACTGGGTGGGGGCGGTCAGGGGCACGGCGGTGGCCACCGGCGTGGTGGGGGTGGCGCTGATCGGCGGCGGCGTCCAGCTCGGGGAGACGGTGACGTTCTCCTCGGCACCGGGCTCCCAGATCCGGTAGGTGCCCCCGGGCTGGATTCCGGTTGGGTCGGACAGCGTCAAGGTGGTGGCACCGGCCGGTGTGGTCCCGGTGGTCTGGGTGGCTACCCACCCTGCGGCGTAGGCGGCCTCCACGAATACCTCCTGCCCTGCGGCCGGGTACCCGATCTGGAGAGTGCCGGCCCAGGGGCCGGATGCACCGGCGATGGGTACGAGCAGGTTGTTGTTCTCTTCCCACACCTGTTGCCCGGCCACGGTGGTCAGTGCGGTGGGCGTGTATCCGTAGGCGATGGTCCCGGCCGCGATGTACGGCCGGTCTTGCAGGTGGATGTGCAGCCGGCCGTACCGGTCGGTGCGGGAACGGCCGCGCTGCACCACGATGTGGGCGCCCAATGGCTGCTCTGCGTAGTTGTCGGCCCATTCGGTGGCCATGAGCAGGATGTTGTACAGCTCTGCGGTCTGGTCCCCTGGGGTGGAGTCGCCGACGCGTAGGTCGTCCAGGTCCAGGTACGTCGGGTGGGCGGTGAACGCCGCGGTGGACACGTAGGGGGCCAGCGCCACCGGCGCACCTCCTCTCTGCTCGGTCATCGGTGGCGGCGGTGGTGAGGCGCCCGGGCGCGGTGGACGCGGTAGCGCGGCCCGAAGCGGCTGTTGTGCTGGCGACGACGCGGTCCGAACCTCAGCTTGAGTTGGTGGTGTCGTGGTCCGAAGTGCGTGCCGAGACGGCCGTGTCGGACGGCGCGGTGCTGATGACGGCCATGCTCCCGAGGGCTGCGGGTGGCCGTGCGGCGGC belongs to Streptantibioticus cattleyicolor NRRL 8057 = DSM 46488 and includes:
- a CDS encoding phage tail tube protein gives rise to the protein MTYAPAKQYLLIGPETTQGQPVTGAFTVLVDSLKPKDTPKWLEDKSWRGSMGTEAFAEIQGVKASEFDVGGPVYADSLPFFLRNILGDLAVTGTPTGSGATTLATAAAAGATSIQTAASIPAGTLVQIGTGPTAECVTTGTPAGSGPYTIPITSPAGGLAYQHASAQAVTPVTGPYTYAWSLLNSGSGQPVSHTLTHYLGPTATTGARQYPGASLSELVLQFNAESELLKWTGKGSAWPSVPATTLPPANPTSTLPIASWRTTVGIGGPAAGGTLVNTVTDGEVTIKRELGVYYTTTGVPTPYVIQRGGLSVEGKLNFGAVSDESALLYMLNNTQPQVQIISSNGLSGASLCVVQLDMQIAAFTTAEAETSKTAVGYQDEFKALFNTSNAGGSGGMSPIRVSVTNNVPPNTY